In a genomic window of Cyprinus carpio isolate SPL01 chromosome A10, ASM1834038v1, whole genome shotgun sequence:
- the LOC109080460 gene encoding trace amine-associated receptor 13c-like, which yields MAYETENHETQYCFPAINSSCIKGMRSRYEYNIMFVFFSLLSAWTVFLNLLVIISISHFKKLHTPTNLIILSLAVADMLVGLIVMPIEATRLIETCWYFGDTFCRLFLTMMGLLFSASLSNLVLVAVDRFVAVCHPLLYPQKITTTKTLIIVSLCWFCSSAYNIAIVMSLSHKKYACYGECTIMITSDWTVLNLFLSFLIPCTLIITLYLRIFYVAHQQVKVINSLVKGGKHINESSVKRKSERKAALTLGIIVTVYLVCWIPFFILSLTENTGMASTTAYILLWFLYINSGLNPLIYAFFYPWFKMSVKHILTLRIFQPESSMMDIFTDYH from the coding sequence ATGGCCTATGAGACAGAGAATCATGAGACTCAATACTGCTTTCCTGCCATCAACTCATCATGTATCAAGGGAATGCGCTCTAGATATGAATACAAtatcatgtttgtgtttttctcattgctgtcagcgtggactgtgtttctgaacctgctggtgatcatctccatctctcacttcaagaAGCTTCACACTCCAACCAACCTGATCATTCTTTCTCTAGCTGTGGCTGACATGCTTGTTGGACTTATTGTGATGCCCATAGAGGCTACTAGGCTCATTGAAACATGTTGGTACTTTGGAGACACTTTCTGCAGGCTGTTTCTAACAATGATGGGACTTCTCTTTTCAGCATCTCTCAGTAATTTGGTTTTAGTTGCTGTTGATCGTTTTGTGGCTGTGTGTCACCCTTTATTGTACCCACAGAAAATAACCAcaactaaaacattaattattgtcAGTCTTTGCTGGTTTTGCTCTTCAGCGTATAACATTGCAATAGTCATGAGTCTCTCACACAAGAAATATGCATGTTATGGAGAATGTACAATTATGATCACTTCTGACTGGACAGTCCTTAATCTATTTTTATCTTTCTTGATTCCTTGTACCCTTATCATAACCTTGTATTTGAGGATATTTTATGTTGCACATCAGCAAGTGAAAGTTATAAACTCACTGGTGAAGGGTGGAAAACATATAAATGAATCTTCTGTAAAGAGgaaatctgaaagaaaagcaGCTCTGACATTAGGAATCATTGTCACAGTTTATCTAGTTTGCTGGATTCCCttctttattttgtctttaacAGAAAACACAGGAATGGCTTCCACCACAGCCTATATTCTATTATGGTTTTTGTATATTAACTCAGGTCTGAATCCTCTTATTTATGCTTTCTTTTACCCCTGGTTTAAAATGTCAGTTAAGCACATTCTTACTCTTAGAATATTTCAGCCAGAATCCTCTATGATGGACATTTTTACAGACTATCATTAA